The Merismopedia glauca CCAP 1448/3 region CTTGGAATACTCTTCTCACAGCGCACATCATTTTCTTGGCGGTAGCGGGGGCGTATCGCTCCAACAGGGCAGCTTGCAGGGACGAGACGTGTTGGTACTCCAAAGCCGCCCAATTCAAGGTCATGGCATCGCAATTGCCGTTAGTTAAAAGGGCGGCGATCTCGTTCAACGACTGCTCCATCGTCGGACGCGACCCCACTCCCAAAGAGCGCAGATAGACGGAGGCTGGGTGACGGGTGAGGGGTAGGGGTGCTGTAAGTGCGACTTGTCTGTCATCTAAGTCGAGCATTGGCTTACCAGAACTGGGATTCTAGGAAACTATTGTCTCACCTGTAGCTCGATAGAAAGATGAAATTTTTGAGGGAGCGTGTCCTAATCGAAAAAAGGCTGACTGCCAACAAAAATTTGACCCTTGTGGTTTAGCTTTTTACTTCCTAAACTTTGTAACAAAAAGCTACTGGAAAGATCAATAATTATGTTGGTAACAGATCCCAATTTAAGCTCCACCACCAATTTCCCCAGAGTTAAAAGGGAATGGGCTGGTGTAGATGTTACAGATTTTGGACCTTACTACCTGGCTTTACAAGCGCGACTTATAGATTCGATCTGGAATGACGCAACTATTAAGCAGGAAATACTAACAAATCCGAAAGGTGTATTTGAACGAGAATGTGACATCAAATTTCCGGCAAATGTTGAAGTCAAAGTTTTAGAGGAAGAAGAAGGAATCTTCCATTTAGTAATTCCAGCGATGCTGGCAACTGAGGAGCGATGGGAGGTTTTTTACGCTCAGATGTCCATATGGTGGACAATGACGTACACCTTCTGGTGGCGTATGTACAGCATTCATGGAGCTAATTCTCAACAGTTTAGAGAGGTGTTGGAAGCACTAATAATTGTTCGCTTCATGCAAGATAAATCCTTAAAGGAAGCATTGTTTGCGAACCCAAAATCAACTCTAGAAAAACAAGCTGGTGTCACTATTCCAGCCAATATTAAGGTTCACCCCTTACAAGAAACTCCTAACCTTTTGTACTTCGTCTTACCCAAAAATCCACAAACCCAGCCTGTACCAGCAATTAATCAGCCAGAAGACATGGCTCACTGGTGGATGGCAGTACATACATGGTTTTGGTGGCTAGCATCTTTGTGGATTCAGCATGAGAATTTCAAAACACAAACCAACAACTAAGTGGGATAGCAAAACCTATTTAGAACCTTAAATATACTGCTGATACCATTTCTCATGCATTAACTAGAGACTTAATTCATGGGGAAAAGGTAAAAGGTGAAAGATCCAAGGTAATAAACGTCAGCTTTGCCAGCCCTGGGGTGTAGGGTATAGGGCGACTGGTGAAAATATGGCTACTGACTACTGAGACGAACGAAAACAAAGGAGATTACGATGGAATTAAAAGGCAAAGTTGCGCTTATAACTGGAGCCAGCAGCGGGATCGGTGAAGCTGTAGCCAAAGATCTAGATGAAGCAGGGATGAAATTGGTATTGACTGCTCGCTCTCAAGAAAAACTGGGAAAATTAGCCTCAAATCTCACCAATGCTATAGCTATACCTGGTGAGATTACAGATCCAGAACTGCCACAAAAATTGGTAGATACTGCTATCGAGAAGTTTGGTCAGTTGGATGTGGTTTTTAGTAATGCAGGGGTGATGAATGTTGGCTCTATTGAAGAGGTTGACATCGAACAAATCTCTCAAATGGTGCGCGTCAACGTTGAATCAGTCTATCGAATGGCTTATGTGGCTTTGCGACACTTTAAGAAGATGGGAAGTGGATATTTGATCCACACTTCTAGTATTTCGGGACAGAAAACAGTTCCAAAAATAGGTGCATACTGTGGAACCAAATTTGCGGTTGAAGCTTTTACAGATTCATTGCGACTGGAGTTAGCTGGAACTGACATTGGTGTTTCCTGTATTGCACCAGGTACTGTAGACACTGGACTTTACAAAAACTGGGACAGTCAAATGAAGGATTTTGTGTTTTCTGGAGGTGCGTTGCAGCCACAGGATATTGCTCGCTGCGTGCGGTTTATCTTAGAGCAACCACCTTATATGCGTATTCCCAGACTTTTGACAGTGCCATCGGCCGAACCGGTGTAAATGGGCGGCATTGCTTAACGGTACTTCAACAAAAACTCTCGCTTTCAAGGGCTGAAAGCCTTCCGTACTATAGATTTAACCTCAAAACCAGTAAATGCTTGATAGGTATAGGTTTGAGGTCATTTTACCCTCTTTTAAGTATTTTGTATTTTGCTGACCCAGCAAGGCTTTATGCCTCCAGCACGCTGCGCGAACAGCCCCATAAACCACGATAAATTGTCTAAGTACTGTTGTTAACTTAACATTTTCCTACAACGATGCAGAGGCGGGAGATTTTGGGGATGACTCAACCAGAGTTCCAGCTTCTATACCTGACACTTAGTTAGTCGTGCCTCAAAAAACTCAATAATCCAGTGATATCGAGTGTTTTAACATGACAGAAGAAGAAAAAAGGTTGGCTCAAACCCGCGATCGCCAAGCCTATTGGTCTCGGTGGGGACCGTATTTGAGCGAACGTCAGTGGGGAACTGTCCGAGAAGACTATAGCGCTTCAGGGGCTGCTTGGGATTATTTTCCTCATGACCAGGCTCGTTCTCGCGCCTACCGTTGGGGAGAAGACGGGATTGCGGGAATTTCTGATAACCATCAACAACTGTGTTTTGCGATCGCTCTTTGGAACGGTACAGATCCAATTTTGAAAGAAAGAGCGTTTGGTTTAACTGGCAGTGAAGGCAACCACGGGGAAGACCTGAAAGAATATTACTTCTATTTAGATAATACCCCGACTCACTCTTACATGAAATGCCTTTACAAGTATCCGCAAAAGGCTTTT contains the following coding sequences:
- a CDS encoding NHLP leader peptide family RiPP precursor, giving the protein MLVTDPNLSSTTNFPRVKREWAGVDVTDFGPYYLALQARLIDSIWNDATIKQEILTNPKGVFERECDIKFPANVEVKVLEEEEGIFHLVIPAMLATEERWEVFYAQMSIWWTMTYTFWWRMYSIHGANSQQFREVLEALIIVRFMQDKSLKEALFANPKSTLEKQAGVTIPANIKVHPLQETPNLLYFVLPKNPQTQPVPAINQPEDMAHWWMAVHTWFWWLASLWIQHENFKTQTNN
- a CDS encoding SDR family oxidoreductase, with translation MELKGKVALITGASSGIGEAVAKDLDEAGMKLVLTARSQEKLGKLASNLTNAIAIPGEITDPELPQKLVDTAIEKFGQLDVVFSNAGVMNVGSIEEVDIEQISQMVRVNVESVYRMAYVALRHFKKMGSGYLIHTSSISGQKTVPKIGAYCGTKFAVEAFTDSLRLELAGTDIGVSCIAPGTVDTGLYKNWDSQMKDFVFSGGALQPQDIARCVRFILEQPPYMRIPRLLTVPSAEPV